The Denticeps clupeoides chromosome 1, fDenClu1.1, whole genome shotgun sequence genome segment aTGGATTAGTTGGACTGAGCGCTCACTTTTGACCTATATTTCTAAAAGGATTTTTTctaatcagtttttttatttagtgatGCCACTAAAGTGCATTATGACAGACCTAGTGTACTAATGTATAGCTAGTAAATGTTCAAACAATACAGCAATACAGTTTCTAATGTATTGTATGTATGGGCtgttatacatttttaacacaGGTTGATGGAATTCATCTCAGAAACTGGGTCTTGAAGCTGAACCAAAACCAACTCTGGGTAGATGGAATTCGAGTGTAAGTCAGACAGAGTTTTTAACTGAAGTACTGCATCCAAAAACATCTGGCCTATATTGTTAATTGGGTTTTTGTctgttactttactttttattactGCATTATACAGTGATAACAGACTGCACTGGCACAGCAACGTTATTGTTGAGCGACTTGCCAGCAACATTGTGAAAACAATCTCTGGGAGCACATACATCCTGCAAGGAAAGATGGCTAGAGACTATAACACACGTGAGTATTGACAAGTGCCACTGAGTGTTTACCATCATTCTTACTGATCAGTCATGGTGACTTGTTTTCTTTATGACAGCGTTCCCAAAATGGTTTCTGAACAAGTTCCTCTTTGGCTTCCCCAAGATGTGGAATGACCACCTGGAGAAATTCATAGCAGAATCCAAGAGGTTTTAATAATTTTCTCGTGCTGTGTATTGGTAGTTATGTTGTGATATAATTAGAGCTGTGCTGTTAATACTCTTAAACTGAAATACTGAtgtttcacattaaaaaaaaaaaaaattgggcaTTTTATGTATATGGGGTAAATCAGATGGTACAAATCAGGGTTATTGTCACTCCTTTCTTTACTGTATACAGTAGGAGGAACATTAAAAAGATGAACATCTCTGCATCAGCCAAAAATCAAAAGGAAGTTTCTGATTTGCCATCTCAAGTTACCAAGAAAGACCCCCCCTTGGGTGAGTACAGCTGGTGGAATTAGTAGGCTTGGACTATACATTGATATTACATTAACTGTtgaagtatatattttttacacacTGCATTCAGgcatttgacctttgaccttcaaTTTGACCTTCATTCTTCAACAaacttaaatgtcattttttatgtgtgttttaattagaTGAAAATTGTACAGTGCACAGacctgtgaatatttttttttacttaaatgtaAGGGGAAACTTTTGTATTAATAATATGACTTTAAATGgcacatatgtatgtatgtatacatacCTCAAACATTTAATACAGTTAAGATGTGCATTGTCTCAGAAAGCAGTGGGGATGTGCAGTATTGTGTGACGACATCCTCTGCATTGAAGGGATTCTCTGTAAAAGGTTACAGTTTGTGTGTTGTATTATAACCTGGAATTCTTGGTTTTAGGAGTGGCCACACCCACTGGGACTGTTCTGCCAAGCAATGTAAAGGTGTCACGCAGTGGGCGCCTCATCAAGCCCCCACTGGAATTCTGGAAAGGGGGCCGTGTCATTGTGGACTATGACATGAATGTCAGTGTCATGGAGGATTACTCAGTTTTACATGTGGTCAGTGGCTGTAACATAATTTCTCCAGAATTCATTGATGTTTGAACAGAACACAGTatgagttgttgttgttgttattccgCTGTTATTATGCAGTCACTGACTGGAAACAAAATGGCGAAGCACCAGAAACTGAAAAATGTGCTGCTTTCAACTATCAAAAAAGGTGATTATTTTTatggtttgtttttaaatagattatgtttgtttaaatgattatatgttatatttttCTAGCAGATTCGCTCTTCAGTGACAATGATGCTGATTCAGCTCCTTTAAGGAAAGTTAAATACCAGCGTAAGTTGCGTACACTCCCTTCCACAGACAAAGATTTATCTGTGGTGAACAGCTCTGTATTCCAATCAAATTCAAACAAACCTGATGACCCACCAATCGAGCAAGTCAAAGGAACATTGGTTGGTGCCACACCCAGTtcagaaacaaaccaaaattcAGATACAAACCATACCAGGGCAACAAACTCCTGGAGAGGACGGTCTCGAGTCAGAGGAGGCAACACAACAGAAATCTCAGATCCCAAGAACTCTGAGACTCATTCGAAGGGGGGGCGTTTGTCTGAAGCTGTGGATCTTGTAGAGCCCAGACGTCTCCGTAGTAACTCCAGGAAAGGCTGCCAGCGTGAACAGCCCACAGACAAAACTCGTAATAGGGTTCAAAGTGAGCCTGTGTCCAAAATACGGTCAAACCCTAAAGACAAACATAGCTTAGGCCAAAGCTCTTGCCTGGTTTCCTCTAAGGTATTCCCAGAGGACCTACGTCCCCTTAGAAGTAAATACCATGTAAGAACCAGATCTCTTGAACAGCCTCGTACCTCTGTGCATAATGGCAACAAAACTGAAACAAAGCCCACAGCAACAAAAGCGGAGTCGGGGAGTAATAAAAAGCAATCCAATGCCAGAAAGAAGAGGACCAGCCCCAGAAACTGCAATTTGTCCTACAATGCTAATGCTGAGGATTGTGTGGAAGATGTCTTTACAGATGATGTTCAGCGAAAAACTAAGGACAATACCAAATCCAGACACACTATGAAAAAGCGTCCAGCAGTGTCCAGTAATTCTGTTCCAGATGGTAATAATTCCACAGTTTCTTTAGTGAATGGACACAGCAGGCAGAAACAagaactaagcaatttcaaagcAGGAAACACATCCAAGAGCAAGGGAGggacaaagaaaatgaaaaaagtgaatcAACCAGAGGATCTGGATGATAAATGGATGGAGAGTGAACTGCAGAGGCTTCAGGAGTAAGCTATGCtgcatttttatattgtatatatctaataaaataaatagattagtattaataaaatatgaattagtAAAATGTGCCATTTTCCCTATCTTTCTCTCATTTTCAGTGCTGTCTGCTCCCTGCCTAAGCAGAGCAGCACATTCTGGCTGAATGTTGCCATGGCAGTGGGCACGCGTTCCCCTGAGGAGTGCCAGGAGCAGTACTCTGCAAAAGAACAGACATGGCAGACACAGCCCTCAGCCAGCCAcgggcaaaagaaaaacaaacagaaaaacgaGGAACCAGGTTACAGAACTTGAATTGTATTGAGCTAAGAGTGTATGAATGCATGTTACAATATGAGATATACAATAATGAACAatatattaccaaaaaaaatcttgctCTCTAACCACTTCTAAAGACATCATAGCAGGACTGAAAATACTTTGATGTCAATAATTTGAGGTCAATGTCACTGGTTGTGTACATGTCTTTTGTTGTTATACACATAGCCAAGGAAGTACCTCAGATCACTGCCAGAGCAGGCACGTTAAAGAGAAAGCGGCAGATCCGAGAACTCCTAGACCACATGCCCAAAGATGACCACGATGATATCTTCAGCAGCTCTCCATTACAGAACAAAATTGTCAAGGTGTGTCAAGGTCAATTTCTTCAAACCTGAAATGGCTGTTAATTAAAATCCAGGgttaaaaaatacagtttacaTACCAAAAGTTCACATACattgtataaaaagacatacgTTTTTtgactgtctgatattaaatcatacaaaaccctttcagttttaggcccgttCGGATCCCCGAAATAATTTCTGTtggctaaatgtcaaaataatgtgtgaagattttttttattactttcttcaaagtcaaaggtttacatacatttacttagtatttggtagaattgcctttaaactgaatgacttgACTCAAACGCTTTGGGTATCCCTCCAAAAGCATCTCACAATAGTTTAATGGAATATAGGCCCATTCTTCCTTACATAACTGGTGTAATTTAGTCAGGTTTTTAGGCTGCCTTGCTCTCACAcatcttttcagctctgaccacaaaTTTTCTGTGTGATTGAGATCAGTGCTTTGTGatggccactccaaaacattgactttgttgtccttaaGCCACTTTGTAACAAGTTTTGCAGTAtgcttggggtcattgtccatttggaaggCTCATTTGTGCCCCATCTttaacttcctggctgatgtcttgagaCGCTGCTTCAATATTTCCACATACTGTTGtttcttcatgatgccatctattttgtgaagtgcaccagtccctcctgcagcaaaacacccccaaaacatgatgctgccacctccaTACTTCACAGTTGGGATTGTGTTCTCAGGCTTGAAGGCTTCCCCCTTTCCCCTCCAAATATGACAATGGTCATCATGACCAACAGTTCAATTTTTGCTtcgtcagaccacaggacatgtcttcagaaattagggtctttgtccctgtgtgtgtttgaaaagtGTAATCTGGCTTTTTATGTCACTTTTGGAGTAATGGCTTTTTCCTCGCTGAGTAGCCTTTCAGCACATGTCTGTACAGGACTTGTTTCACTGTGGATAGTGATACACTCTTACCAGCTTCAGCCAGAATGTTCAGAATCTGCCTTTGTTCTGGTATTGATATGTTTATTCAGCACCAGATCATGTTCATCTCATGGACTCAGGAGCAGCCTTACCCACTATCAAATCAAGTTGTGTCAGTTAACCTACCAGGTGCTTCCaaagccatgacatcatcatcatctgggcTTTGCCAAATAGTTTAAATGCATAGTAACcttagtgtatgtaaacttttgactttgaagaaagtaataaaaaatctataaaaaatctcacacattatttttttacatttagcaaatagaaattattttgggaatccaaATTTTTGTCTTAGCCTCAAGCTACTTCCACCCTGATCCCCTGTCTAAAGTATGACAAAGTAGTACCATGATGTGGTGACTTCAGTTACTTACTGAACCAGCCATTAGGAGGCAGCATCTCAGCGACTCATTCAGCCACAGGTGGAATCCTCACTTCCACGGGCTGTTGTACGCTGTGAATGAGCACTGTCTAGATAGAATCATAAGTGTGTAGGATTTGGAAAATCTATAGGTCAGTGACAAGGTACAGCAATTTATTCATGGAGCATCTTGCATCAAAGTTCTGACCGCCTTCTGTCTGCCCCCCCACCAGCACAGGTGTTGGGGTTGTTATCTCCTTGTTGACAACTCCTTGAGCCATCAAAGATCAAGTGGCCTCTGTGTATCAGGCTGATTCTGACGAATGTACTACACATTATAAGTGATGATACAGTGTAAATGGTAAACAATGCTGTATGTGATAACAATATGTGATGTAAGGAAAGTCATTGAAGGAGAAAATATGAAGGAGTCCAACCACAGTTTTGTTAGACAGCATCACATTTCCTTTTACTCATTTATGGGATCAGATTTTGAAAATATTGTCGCACCAATTTAGAattgtttactttttttgtttcaataaAGTTGCCCTCATTTTCACACAATGGAGAGGGGCCTGGGCAGAGCTGTCTGGAGCAGAACCTCAGAACACCCACTTCCAGCATCCTCCCTGGAGTGAAAACGCCGCAGTGTCTTCTTGTCAGCCCTGGCATGATCCATTCCATTAACAGGTAATCTCAGACTCTGTTGCCCTTTTTACTTCTTTACCCTTAGaacaaagatgaaaatgaattaCACCCAAGCTGAattcttctctccctcttttctgCCCTCTAAGGAATGACAATGACAGGTATATGTTCCGCTTCCAGAAAATGAGAGGAAAGCGGGGTAAAGCTTCTTCAAAGGTAGAAAGGAGGCAGTGAGCCGTTTGCATACTCTAAGCTT includes the following:
- the mis18bp1 gene encoding mis18-binding protein 1 isoform X3, which translates into the protein MRGRLYHGPNISPPDKDSGTRTYERPNRNFALMNSTAEHCEVTGPNIPSDLSSITDDCRTRSRHDLHLFPPHVRSAGIIVKPIIESPAKIFARMKSKVGENMAPLLYRDGKHSNNSTPIKKPSTKASPPPLLTHSLSKPAEVLGFNPEKGLNIVIRNSPAKCWHSDDAQNLLNYNRDVNHIKERKLRPALQDSNVLQPVLNSPAKIFAMMKAQKKQHQAVNLLCQAQHGDCGPVFREISFHDINVDDVDASDRADETMHGVGESERKSPQRPEKAANGECMQHPELVHDPLLHMSPRLSIPAKEKVVMNHRLRRRAVAASEEEENVDGIHLRNWVLKLNQNQLWVDGIRVDNRLHWHSNVIVERLASNIVKTISGSTYILQGKMARDYNTPFPKWFLNKFLFGFPKMWNDHLEKFIAESKSRRNIKKMNISASAKNQKEVSDLPSQVTKKDPPLGVATPTGTVLPSNVKVSRSGRLIKPPLEFWKGGRVIVDYDMNVSVMEDYSVLHVSLTGNKMAKHQKLKNVLLSTIKKADSLFSDNDADSAPLRKVKYQRKLRTLPSTDKDLSVVNSSVFQSNSNKPDDPPIEQVKGTLVGATPSSETNQNSDTNHTRATNSWRGRSRVRGGNTTEISDPKNSETHSKGGRLSEAVDLVEPRRLRSNSRKGCQREQPTDKTRNRVQSEPVSKIRSNPKDKHSLGQSSCLVSSKVFPEDLRPLRSKYHVRTRSLEQPRTSVHNGNKTETKPTATKAESGSNKKQSNARKKRTSPRNCNLSYNANAEDCVEDVFTDDVQRKTKDNTKSRHTMKKRPAVSSNSVPDGNNSTVSLVNGHSRQKQELSNFKAGNTSKSKGGTKKMKKVNQPEDLDDKWMESELQRLQDAVCSLPKQSSTFWLNVAMAVGTRSPEECQEQYSAKEQTWQTQPSASHGQKKNKQKNEEPAKEVPQITARAGTLKRKRQIRELLDHMPKDDHDDIFSSSPLQNKIVKLPSFSHNGEGPGQSCLEQNLRTPTSSILPGVKTPQCLLVSPGMIHSINRNDNDRYMFRFQKMRGKRGKASSKDDSAPSTPKSMDQPKRSFIAENDSFVVWKMFSDKELPSGPCDDSEEEDYYFVDEA
- the mis18bp1 gene encoding mis18-binding protein 1 isoform X1, translated to MFVSDQRGRLYHGPNISPPDKDSGTRTYERPNRNFALMNSTAEHCEVTGPNIPSDLSSITDDCRTRSRHDLHLFPPHVRSAGIIVKPIIESPAKIFARMKSKVGENMAPLLYRDGKHSNNSTPIKKPSTKASPPPLLTHSLSKPAEVLGFNPEKGLNIVIRNSPAKCWHSDDAQNLLNYNRDVNHIKERKLRPALQDSNVLQPVLNSPAKIFAMMKAQKKQHQAVNLLCQAQHGDCGPVFREISFHDINVDDVDASDRADETMHGVGESERKSPQRPEKAANGECMQHPELVHDPLLHMSPRLSIPAKEKVVMNHRLRRRAVAASEEEENVDGIHLRNWVLKLNQNQLWVDGIRVDNRLHWHSNVIVERLASNIVKTISGSTYILQGKMARDYNTPFPKWFLNKFLFGFPKMWNDHLEKFIAESKSRRNIKKMNISASAKNQKEVSDLPSQVTKKDPPLGVATPTGTVLPSNVKVSRSGRLIKPPLEFWKGGRVIVDYDMNVSVMEDYSVLHVSLTGNKMAKHQKLKNVLLSTIKKADSLFSDNDADSAPLRKVKYQRKLRTLPSTDKDLSVVNSSVFQSNSNKPDDPPIEQVKGTLVGATPSSETNQNSDTNHTRATNSWRGRSRVRGGNTTEISDPKNSETHSKGGRLSEAVDLVEPRRLRSNSRKGCQREQPTDKTRNRVQSEPVSKIRSNPKDKHSLGQSSCLVSSKVFPEDLRPLRSKYHVRTRSLEQPRTSVHNGNKTETKPTATKAESGSNKKQSNARKKRTSPRNCNLSYNANAEDCVEDVFTDDVQRKTKDNTKSRHTMKKRPAVSSNSVPDGNNSTVSLVNGHSRQKQELSNFKAGNTSKSKGGTKKMKKVNQPEDLDDKWMESELQRLQDAVCSLPKQSSTFWLNVAMAVGTRSPEECQEQYSAKEQTWQTQPSASHGQKKNKQKNEEPAKEVPQITARAGTLKRKRQIRELLDHMPKDDHDDIFSSSPLQNKIVKLPSFSHNGEGPGQSCLEQNLRTPTSSILPGVKTPQCLLVSPGMIHSINRNDNDRYMFRFQKMRGKRGKASSKDDSAPSTPKSMDQPKRSFIAENDSFVVWKMFSDKELPSGPCDDSEEEDYYFVDEA
- the mis18bp1 gene encoding mis18-binding protein 1 isoform X2 produces the protein MFVSDQRGRLYHGPNISPPDKDSGTRTYERPNRNFALMNSTAEHCEVTGPNIPSDLSSITDDCRTRSRHDLHLFPPHVRSAGIIVKPIIESPAKIFARMKSKVGENMAPLLYRDGKHSNNSTPIKKPSTKASPPPLLTHSLSKPAEVLGFNPEKGLNIVIRNSPAKCWHSDDAQNLLNYNRDVNHIKERKLRPALQDSNVLQPVLNSPAKIFAMMKAQKKQHQAVNLLCQAQHGDCGPVFREISFHDINVDDVDASDRADETMHGVGESERKSPQRPEKAANGECMQHPELVHDPLLHMSPRLSIPAKEKVVMNHRLRRRAVAASEEEENVDGIHLRNWVLKLNQNQLWVDGIRVDNRLHWHSNVIVERLASNIVKTISGSTYILQGKMARDYNTPFPKWFLNKFLFGFPKMWNDHLEKFIAESKSRRNIKKMNISASAKNQKEVSDLPSQVTKKDPPLGVATPTGTVLPSNVKVSRSGRLIKPPLEFWKGGRVIVDYDMNVSVMEDYSVLHVSLTGNKMAKHQKLKNVLLSTIKKDSLFSDNDADSAPLRKVKYQRKLRTLPSTDKDLSVVNSSVFQSNSNKPDDPPIEQVKGTLVGATPSSETNQNSDTNHTRATNSWRGRSRVRGGNTTEISDPKNSETHSKGGRLSEAVDLVEPRRLRSNSRKGCQREQPTDKTRNRVQSEPVSKIRSNPKDKHSLGQSSCLVSSKVFPEDLRPLRSKYHVRTRSLEQPRTSVHNGNKTETKPTATKAESGSNKKQSNARKKRTSPRNCNLSYNANAEDCVEDVFTDDVQRKTKDNTKSRHTMKKRPAVSSNSVPDGNNSTVSLVNGHSRQKQELSNFKAGNTSKSKGGTKKMKKVNQPEDLDDKWMESELQRLQDAVCSLPKQSSTFWLNVAMAVGTRSPEECQEQYSAKEQTWQTQPSASHGQKKNKQKNEEPAKEVPQITARAGTLKRKRQIRELLDHMPKDDHDDIFSSSPLQNKIVKLPSFSHNGEGPGQSCLEQNLRTPTSSILPGVKTPQCLLVSPGMIHSINRNDNDRYMFRFQKMRGKRGKASSKDDSAPSTPKSMDQPKRSFIAENDSFVVWKMFSDKELPSGPCDDSEEEDYYFVDEA